A portion of the Pseudomonas koreensis genome contains these proteins:
- a CDS encoding translocation/assembly module TamB domain-containing protein, which produces MKRGVKITALTLLALVVLIVLSLAALLGTQAGSRWALGLVPGLSVENFHGRLGGQWSADHLVWQQDTSRVELNRAIFAWSPLCLTRMTLCIDQLKADQVILQFPPSEEITESGPIKLPDLQLPLAIELGDVEVGSLLFNGSEQLKGLQLAAHWTAQGLQIDSVKLQRDELSLNLSGLLQPSGNWPLKIQGDLTLPAPGSEPWTLALKVDGDLLKTLNLHADSRGYLDGQLSGELQALAENLPAKVRITSDAFKPSADLPDTLQFNQLVLTGEGDLKNGYQLLGNATLPAEKSPVALLLKGKVDASGAQIAGLDLNATDKQSLKLTGNVDWSKGLSAQANINWQDFPWHRLYPEIDEPQVALRTFTGEVSYTDGQYLGNFDAALDGPAGAFTLSSPFSGSLEQIALPQLIMQAGQGRAEGHVNVRFADGIAWDTALDLSALNPAYWVAELPGTLAGPLKSKGEMKNERLSLSADLDLKGKLRGQPAILQAKADGAGERWNLNALQIRLGDNSISGKGSLQDKLGGQIDIKLPRLAQLWPQLRGQVNGQVNVAGTLKAPQGKLDLQGSQLAFQDNRLQSLNLDATLDSAQRAKINLKGSGIQTGDTSLGTLTASAQGDIKSQKLNLDLTGPKLKLALGLDGNLDKGNWRGRLAGGDIQAGGQDWKLQNPARLERLANGQINFGAHCWLSGNASLCGEDQRLMPEPKLRYHLKQFPIESLAQWLPKDFAWQGRLNADLQLDLPASGPNGVVSVDASGGTLRVRDKDRWLDFPYQTLKLSSKLTPKRVDTELNFIGGKLGELMVQAQLNPLPKNKPLSGSFRLSGLDLSVARPFVPMVEKLTGRLNGSGTLSGGLLAPLVNGTVQLSDGEVSGAELPMELQNLQLTAAIAGESVRLDGGWNSGNTGRGSLNGNVAWGQALVVDLALKGTQLPVSVEPYAKLEMAPDLKISMAGDELKVAGKVLVPKGEITVRELPPSTVKVSDDTIIVGAQTEEGKPPIAMKMDIDVIVGQDKLSFAGFGLTANLQGQVHIGDNMDTRGELWLNDGRYRAYGQRLTVRRARLLFAGPIDQPYLDIEAIRQTDDVIAGIRLSGSAEQPTTQIFSEPAMSQEQALSYLVLGRPLSTNGEDNNMLAQAALGLGLMGSAGVTSGLAKDLGIEDFQLDTQGSGNDTSVVASGNISEKLSLRYGVGVFEPASTIALRYKLSKKVYVEAASGVASSLDIFYKRDF; this is translated from the coding sequence GTGAAGCGTGGTGTGAAAATAACGGCGCTGACGCTGTTGGCGCTGGTCGTATTGATCGTCTTGAGCCTCGCCGCGCTGCTCGGTACGCAGGCGGGTAGCCGCTGGGCGCTGGGGCTGGTGCCGGGTTTGAGCGTGGAGAATTTCCACGGTCGCCTCGGTGGCCAATGGAGCGCCGATCATTTGGTGTGGCAGCAGGACACAAGCCGTGTCGAGCTGAACAGGGCGATCTTCGCCTGGTCGCCGCTGTGCCTGACGCGCATGACCTTGTGCATCGATCAGCTCAAGGCCGATCAGGTGATCCTGCAATTCCCGCCGAGCGAAGAAATCACCGAGAGCGGCCCGATCAAACTGCCCGATCTGCAATTGCCGCTGGCCATTGAGCTGGGCGATGTCGAGGTCGGTAGCCTGTTGTTCAACGGCAGCGAACAGCTCAAGGGCTTGCAACTGGCGGCGCACTGGACCGCTCAGGGTCTGCAGATCGACAGCGTGAAATTGCAGCGCGACGAGCTCAGCCTGAACCTGTCCGGCCTGCTGCAACCGAGCGGCAACTGGCCGCTGAAAATTCAGGGCGATCTGACTTTGCCCGCTCCTGGCAGCGAGCCGTGGACGCTGGCGCTGAAAGTCGACGGCGACCTGCTGAAAACCCTCAACCTGCACGCCGACAGTCGTGGCTACCTCGACGGCCAGTTGAGCGGCGAACTGCAAGCGCTGGCGGAAAACCTGCCGGCCAAGGTGCGCATCACCAGCGACGCGTTCAAGCCGAGCGCCGATCTGCCGGACACCCTGCAATTCAATCAGCTTGTACTCACGGGCGAAGGCGACCTGAAAAACGGTTACCAACTACTCGGCAACGCCACGCTGCCCGCGGAAAAATCGCCAGTGGCGCTGCTGCTCAAAGGCAAGGTCGACGCCAGCGGCGCGCAAATCGCCGGGCTCGATCTCAACGCCACCGACAAGCAAAGCCTCAAGCTCACCGGCAATGTCGACTGGAGCAAAGGCCTCAGCGCCCAGGCCAATATTAACTGGCAAGACTTCCCGTGGCATCGGCTCTATCCGGAAATCGACGAGCCGCAAGTCGCGTTGCGTACTTTCACTGGCGAAGTGTCCTACACCGACGGTCAGTACCTCGGCAACTTCGACGCCGCGCTGGATGGCCCGGCCGGGGCGTTCACCTTGAGCAGTCCGTTCAGCGGCAGTCTGGAACAGATCGCCTTGCCGCAACTGATCATGCAGGCCGGGCAGGGCAGGGCCGAAGGGCACGTGAATGTGCGCTTCGCCGACGGCATCGCCTGGGATACCGCGCTGGATCTGTCGGCGCTCAACCCGGCGTACTGGGTCGCGGAACTGCCGGGCACGCTGGCTGGGCCGCTGAAGAGCAAAGGCGAGATGAAGAATGAGCGACTGAGCCTCAGCGCCGACCTCGATCTCAAAGGCAAACTGCGCGGCCAACCGGCGATTCTGCAAGCCAAGGCTGACGGCGCGGGCGAGCGGTGGAACCTCAATGCCCTGCAAATCCGCCTCGGCGATAACAGCATCAGCGGCAAGGGCAGCCTGCAGGACAAGCTCGGCGGGCAGATCGATATCAAGCTGCCGCGTCTCGCGCAGCTATGGCCGCAATTGCGCGGGCAGGTCAACGGTCAGGTCAACGTCGCTGGAACGCTGAAGGCGCCACAGGGCAAGCTCGATCTGCAAGGTTCGCAACTGGCCTTTCAGGATAATCGCCTGCAAAGCCTCAACCTCGACGCCACCCTCGACAGTGCGCAACGAGCGAAAATCAATCTCAAAGGCAGCGGCATTCAGACCGGCGACACCTCGCTGGGCACCCTGACCGCCAGTGCTCAGGGCGATATCAAAAGCCAGAAACTCAACCTCGACCTGACCGGGCCGAAGCTGAAACTGGCGCTGGGACTGGACGGCAATCTGGACAAGGGCAACTGGCGCGGTCGTTTGGCCGGCGGCGATATTCAGGCCGGTGGCCAGGACTGGAAACTGCAAAACCCGGCGAGGCTAGAGCGCCTGGCGAACGGCCAGATCAATTTCGGCGCGCATTGCTGGCTGTCCGGCAACGCCAGCCTGTGCGGTGAAGATCAGCGCCTGATGCCCGAGCCGAAACTGCGTTATCACCTCAAGCAATTCCCGATCGAAAGCCTCGCGCAATGGCTGCCCAAGGACTTCGCCTGGCAGGGCCGGCTCAACGCCGATCTGCAATTGGACCTGCCGGCCAGCGGCCCGAACGGCGTGGTCAGTGTCGATGCCAGCGGCGGCACCCTGCGCGTGCGCGACAAGGATCGCTGGCTGGATTTCCCCTATCAGACGCTCAAACTCAGCAGCAAACTCACGCCCAAGCGCGTCGACACCGAACTCAACTTCATCGGCGGCAAACTCGGCGAATTGATGGTGCAGGCGCAGCTCAATCCGTTGCCGAAAAACAAACCGCTGAGCGGCTCGTTCCGCCTTTCCGGCCTCGACCTGTCGGTGGCGCGGCCGTTTGTACCGATGGTGGAAAAACTCACCGGCCGGCTCAACGGCAGCGGCACGCTGTCCGGTGGCCTGCTCGCGCCGCTGGTCAACGGCACCGTGCAGCTCAGCGACGGCGAAGTGTCCGGCGCTGAACTGCCGATGGAGCTGCAGAACCTGCAACTGACCGCAGCGATTGCCGGCGAATCGGTGCGTCTGGACGGCGGCTGGAACAGCGGCAACACTGGCCGGGGCAGCCTCAACGGCAACGTCGCCTGGGGGCAGGCGCTGGTGGTCGATCTGGCGCTCAAGGGCACGCAATTGCCGGTCAGTGTCGAACCCTACGCCAAACTGGAAATGGCCCCGGATCTGAAGATTTCCATGGCCGGCGATGAGCTGAAGGTTGCCGGCAAGGTGCTGGTGCCGAAAGGCGAAATCACCGTGCGCGAATTGCCGCCATCAACGGTGAAAGTCTCCGACGACACCATCATCGTTGGTGCGCAGACCGAGGAGGGCAAACCACCGATCGCGATGAAAATGGACATCGACGTGATCGTCGGCCAGGACAAGCTGAGCTTCGCCGGTTTCGGCCTGACCGCCAACCTGCAAGGTCAGGTGCACATCGGCGACAACATGGACACCCGTGGCGAACTGTGGCTCAACGACGGCCGCTATCGCGCCTACGGTCAGCGCCTCACAGTGCGCCGTGCGCGATTGTTGTTCGCAGGTCCCATCGACCAGCCGTATCTGGACATCGAAGCGATCCGCCAGACCGACGACGTCATTGCCGGCATTCGCCTGAGCGGCAGCGCCGAACAGCCGACCACGCAGATCTTCTCCGAACCGGCGATGAGTCAGGAGCAGGCGCTGTCGTACCTGGTGCTGGGCCGTCCGCTGAGCACCAACGGCGAAGACAACAACATGCTCGCCCAAGCCGCGCTGGGCCTGGGCTTGATGGGCAGCGCCGGGGTCACCAGTGGTCTGGCCAAGGATCTGGGCATCGAGGATTTCCAGCTCGACACCCAGGGCAGCGGCAACGACACCAGCGTCGTCGCCAGCGGCAACATCTCCGAGAAACTCAGCCTGCGCTACGGCGTCGGCGTCTTCGAACCGGCCAGCACCATCGCCTTGCGCTACAAGCTGAGCAAGAAGGTCTACGTCGAAGCAGCAAGCGGCGTGGCGAGTTCGCTGGATATTTTCTACAAGCGGGATTTCTAG
- a CDS encoding autotransporter assembly complex protein TamA codes for MKFPRRFTSGVLMLLSSCAALAQSELDVRIKPSNDELKANIEGYIGSLGDRDEEALLRFSRGAEEQARKAAQALGYYQPQIDSDVKGGEKPRLVLNIDPGEPIRLRNVTVRVDGPAASLKSFRVPKSDLLKSGAVLNHGRYEDAKRVIQNQASRFGYFSGHFTSQKLMVDPRAGVADIELIYDSGPRYALGKVSFEGDTPFDEDLLQRMVPFKAGEPYDSELIAELNRDLQSSGYFEGVRVDAAPTAAKNDVIPVEVKLDTRKPRTMGLGLGYSTDVGPRIKANWTRHWVNPQGDSYGWEAELSAPRQNVGLFYDIPLDPPLTDKLRWAGGYQFEDIEGSDTLSKLLTFGPEWHSKLPSGWQRVISLKWQREEYELGDDSGLSTLLMPGISYSYLKSDNRIDPRNGYRLSFESKVAKEGLGSDNNLLYGTAQVKGLTTVFDKHRLLGRVQVGGSATNGYNSIPPSLRFFAGGDQSVRGYDYQSLSPKNSDGDRIGGRYMIAGSVEYQYSIAEKWRVATFVDQGNSFNKLELPDLKTGVGVGVRWVSPVGPIRLDLAHALDDDGGIRLHFSMGPEL; via the coding sequence ATGAAGTTTCCACGAAGATTTACCAGCGGCGTGCTGATGCTGTTATCCAGCTGCGCGGCGCTGGCGCAAAGTGAATTGGATGTACGGATCAAGCCGTCCAACGATGAACTCAAGGCCAATATAGAAGGCTATATCGGCAGCCTCGGCGATCGCGACGAAGAAGCCTTGCTGCGCTTCAGTCGCGGCGCCGAAGAGCAGGCGCGCAAAGCGGCGCAGGCGTTGGGCTACTACCAGCCGCAGATCGACAGTGACGTCAAGGGCGGGGAAAAACCGCGTCTGGTGCTGAACATCGACCCCGGCGAACCGATCCGCCTGCGCAACGTCACCGTGCGTGTCGACGGTCCGGCGGCCTCGCTGAAATCCTTTCGCGTACCGAAAAGCGACCTGCTCAAATCCGGCGCGGTACTCAACCATGGCCGCTACGAAGACGCCAAACGGGTAATCCAGAATCAGGCCTCGCGCTTCGGTTACTTCAGCGGCCATTTCACCAGCCAGAAACTCATGGTCGATCCGCGCGCGGGTGTCGCCGACATCGAATTGATCTACGACAGCGGCCCGCGTTATGCGCTGGGCAAAGTCAGCTTCGAGGGCGACACGCCGTTCGACGAAGACCTGTTGCAACGCATGGTGCCGTTCAAGGCAGGCGAACCGTACGATTCCGAGCTGATTGCCGAACTCAATCGCGACCTGCAATCGAGCGGCTATTTCGAAGGCGTGCGCGTCGACGCCGCGCCGACCGCAGCGAAAAACGATGTGATTCCGGTCGAGGTCAAACTCGACACGCGCAAGCCGCGCACCATGGGCCTGGGCCTGGGTTACTCGACCGACGTCGGCCCGCGCATCAAGGCCAACTGGACGCGCCACTGGGTCAACCCGCAGGGCGACAGTTACGGCTGGGAGGCCGAACTCTCGGCGCCCCGGCAGAACGTCGGGCTGTTCTACGACATCCCGCTCGACCCGCCATTGACTGACAAACTGCGCTGGGCCGGCGGCTATCAGTTCGAGGACATCGAAGGTTCCGACACCCTCAGCAAGCTGCTGACCTTCGGCCCGGAGTGGCACAGCAAGTTGCCCAGCGGCTGGCAGCGGGTGATCTCGCTGAAGTGGCAGCGCGAGGAATACGAACTGGGCGACGACTCCGGCCTGAGCACGTTGCTCATGCCCGGCATCAGTTATTCCTACCTCAAAAGCGACAACCGCATCGACCCGCGCAACGGCTATCGCCTGAGCTTCGAAAGCAAAGTGGCCAAAGAAGGCCTGGGTTCGGACAACAATCTTTTATACGGCACCGCGCAGGTCAAAGGCCTGACAACGGTGTTCGACAAGCACCGCTTGCTCGGCCGCGTGCAGGTTGGCGGCAGCGCCACCAATGGCTACAACTCGATTCCGCCGTCGCTGCGCTTTTTTGCCGGTGGCGATCAGAGCGTGCGCGGTTACGACTACCAGAGCCTGTCGCCGAAAAACTCCGACGGCGACCGCATCGGTGGTCGCTACATGATTGCCGGCAGCGTCGAATATCAATATTCGATCGCCGAGAAATGGCGGGTCGCGACCTTCGTCGACCAGGGCAACTCTTTCAACAAACTCGAACTGCCCGACCTCAAGACCGGGGTCGGCGTAGGTGTGCGCTGGGTCTCGCCGGTCGGGCCGATCCGCCTCGACCTCGCTCATGCGCTGGACGACGACGGCGGCATCCGGCTGCACTTTTCCATGGGGCCTGAGCTGTGA
- a CDS encoding GNAT family N-acetyltransferase, whose protein sequence is MPETQFASAAIHMLDRGYSREARSLLYQAYRHEPTFGYLFEAERPGYEQRVRATVRELVKQHFLQDLPAIGLLVNDRLIGIALIAPPQRRLGVTESWAWRLRMVLSTGFRCTRRYLEYHDAVAACVPGDSVHMLPLLGVHPQFQGKHYGEQLLTAVHNWCAVDETSQGVVLDTGNPRYLEFYKRQGYQEIGEVAVGPVREHVFFHANPQVLQTATG, encoded by the coding sequence ATGCCTGAAACCCAGTTCGCCAGCGCCGCCATCCACATGCTCGACCGCGGCTACTCGCGCGAAGCCCGCTCGTTGCTGTATCAGGCCTATCGCCACGAGCCGACCTTCGGCTACCTGTTCGAAGCCGAACGTCCCGGCTACGAACAACGCGTACGCGCCACGGTGCGCGAGTTGGTCAAACAGCATTTTCTCCAGGACCTGCCGGCGATCGGCCTGTTGGTCAACGATCGCTTGATCGGCATCGCCCTGATCGCGCCGCCGCAACGGCGCCTGGGGGTGACGGAAAGCTGGGCGTGGCGGTTGCGCATGGTGCTCAGCACCGGGTTTCGCTGCACCCGGCGTTATCTGGAATATCACGATGCCGTTGCTGCATGCGTGCCCGGTGACTCGGTGCACATGCTGCCACTGCTCGGCGTACATCCGCAGTTTCAGGGCAAGCACTACGGCGAACAGTTGCTCACCGCCGTGCACAACTGGTGCGCGGTGGATGAGACCTCGCAAGGCGTGGTGCTCGATACCGGCAACCCCCGCTACCTGGAATTCTATAAAAGGCAGGGTTATCAGGAGATCGGCGAGGTTGCCGTCGGGCCGGTGCGCGAACACGTATTTTTCCACGCCAACCCGCAGGTGTTACAAACAGCCACGGGGTAA
- the xthA gene encoding exodeoxyribonuclease III, protein MKIVSFNINGLRARPHQLAALIEKHQPDVIGLQETKVHDDQFPLEDIRALGYHVHFHGQKGHYGVALLSRNEPIAIHKGFATDEEDAQRRFIWGTFADANGVPVTIMNGYFPQGESRDHPTKFPAKQRFYSDLQALLESQFHNEQPLVVMGDVNISPEDCDIGIGPDNMKRWLKTGKCSFLPEEREWMARLKNWGLTDSYRHLNPDVSDMFSWFDYRSRGFEDEPKRGLRIDLILASHGLLPRVKDAGVDYELRGMEKPSDHAPIWLELS, encoded by the coding sequence ATGAAGATCGTTTCCTTCAACATCAACGGACTGCGTGCCCGTCCGCATCAGCTGGCAGCGCTGATCGAAAAACATCAGCCCGACGTGATCGGCCTGCAGGAAACCAAGGTTCACGACGACCAGTTCCCCCTCGAAGACATCCGCGCCCTGGGCTATCACGTGCACTTCCATGGCCAGAAAGGTCATTACGGTGTCGCCCTGCTCTCGCGCAACGAACCGATCGCCATTCATAAAGGCTTCGCCACCGATGAAGAAGACGCGCAGCGGCGCTTTATCTGGGGCACTTTCGCTGATGCCAATGGCGTCCCGGTGACGATCATGAACGGCTATTTCCCACAGGGTGAAAGCCGTGACCACCCGACCAAATTCCCTGCCAAGCAGCGTTTCTACAGTGATTTGCAAGCGCTGCTGGAGAGCCAGTTCCACAACGAACAGCCACTGGTGGTGATGGGCGATGTGAACATTTCCCCGGAAGACTGCGACATCGGCATCGGCCCGGACAACATGAAGCGCTGGCTGAAAACCGGCAAATGCAGCTTCCTGCCGGAAGAGCGCGAGTGGATGGCGCGCCTGAAAAACTGGGGCCTGACCGACAGCTACCGTCACCTCAATCCCGACGTGAGCGACATGTTCAGCTGGTTCGACTACCGCAGCCGTGGTTTTGAAGACGAGCCCAAGCGCGGCCTGCGCATTGACTTGATTCTGGCTTCCCATGGTTTGCTGCCACGGGTCAAGGATGCCGGTGTGGACTACGAACTGCGCGGCATGGAAAAGCCATCGGACCATGCACCGATCTGGCTTGAACTGAGCTAA
- a CDS encoding substrate-binding domain-containing protein — MTLRVLCVFLLSGWLSVYAAALPIPENGPALRIQGSNTIGAELGPALVEGLLQEQGLLKIHREVPDTANEQRIVGQTAQGQRVVIEVAAHGSSTGFAALKNTSADLAASSREIKDSELLALQTLGDLKSPAAEQVIAIDGLAIILNPANPLQQLDTEQLARIFAGEVKTWEDLGGRGGAIHLYTRDDQSGTYDTFKELVLSRRGKSLSSTAKRFESSEQLSDAVSADPQGIGFIGLPYVRQAKAVAITDGASQAMLPLNSLIATEDYPLSRRLFFYLPPDTRNPWAQALAMFAQSPQGQAIVAASGFVSQTVQAMSVAPNALMPEGYQSLSRHAQRLTVNFRFAEGSASLDNKARQDLARVLDYIKRNGKTERAVTLVGFGDLKDDPARADLLSKLRAMAVRRELVRNGVVMREVRGFGALMPVATNSADEGRIKNRRVEVWVY; from the coding sequence ATGACCCTGCGTGTTCTCTGCGTTTTCCTGTTGAGTGGCTGGCTGTCGGTCTACGCCGCCGCCCTGCCGATCCCCGAAAACGGCCCGGCATTGCGCATTCAGGGTTCCAACACCATCGGCGCCGAACTTGGGCCGGCGCTGGTCGAGGGCTTGTTACAGGAACAAGGCCTGCTGAAAATTCACCGCGAAGTCCCGGACACTGCCAACGAACAGCGCATCGTCGGCCAGACCGCACAAGGCCAACGCGTAGTCATTGAAGTCGCCGCCCACGGTTCCAGCACCGGTTTCGCTGCGCTGAAAAACACCAGCGCCGATCTCGCCGCTTCTTCCCGGGAGATCAAGGACAGCGAACTGCTCGCCCTGCAAACCCTCGGCGATCTGAAAAGCCCGGCGGCCGAGCAAGTCATCGCCATCGACGGTCTGGCAATCATCCTCAACCCGGCCAATCCGCTACAGCAGCTGGATACCGAACAACTGGCGCGGATTTTTGCCGGCGAAGTGAAAACCTGGGAAGACCTTGGTGGCCGTGGCGGCGCCATACATCTATATACGCGGGATGATCAGTCGGGGACCTACGACACGTTCAAGGAACTGGTCCTGAGTCGGCGTGGGAAAAGTCTCAGCAGTACAGCGAAACGCTTTGAATCCAGCGAGCAATTGTCCGACGCGGTCAGCGCCGATCCGCAGGGTATCGGCTTCATCGGCTTGCCTTACGTACGTCAGGCCAAAGCTGTGGCAATCACCGATGGTGCGTCGCAAGCGATGTTGCCGCTGAACAGTCTGATCGCTACCGAAGACTATCCGCTGTCGCGGCGCCTGTTCTTTTATCTGCCGCCCGACACCCGCAACCCGTGGGCGCAGGCCTTGGCCATGTTCGCGCAGAGCCCACAGGGCCAGGCGATCGTCGCCGCCAGCGGTTTTGTCAGCCAGACCGTGCAAGCCATGAGCGTGGCGCCGAATGCGCTGATGCCCGAGGGTTATCAATCCCTCAGCCGACACGCCCAGCGTCTGACAGTGAATTTCCGTTTTGCCGAGGGTAGCGCGAGTCTGGACAACAAGGCGCGGCAGGATCTGGCGCGGGTGCTCGACTATATAAAGCGCAACGGCAAGACCGAGCGCGCGGTGACCCTGGTGGGTTTTGGTGACCTCAAGGATGACCCGGCGCGAGCCGATCTGCTGTCGAAGCTGCGGGCGATGGCGGTGCGCCGCGAGTTGGTCAGAAACGGTGTGGTCATGCGCGAAGTACGCGGTTTCGGCGCGCTGATGCCGGTGGCGACCAACAGTGCGGATGAGGGAAGGATCAAGAACCGGCGGGTTGAGGTTTGGGTGTATTGA
- a CDS encoding acyl-CoA dehydrogenase, which produces MDFAYSPKVQELRERVTAFMDTYVYPAEAVFERQVAEGDRWQPTAIMEELKAKAKAEGLWNLFLPESELGAGLSNLEYAPLAEIMGRSLLGPEPFNCSAPDTGNMEVLVRYANEEQKQRWLEPLLRGEIRSAFAMTEPDVASSDATNMAASAVRDGDQWVINGKKWWTSGACDPRCKILIFMGLSNPDAPRHAQHSMILVPVDTSGVKIVRPLPVFGYDDAPHGHAEVLFDNVRVPYENVLLGEGRGFEIAQGRLGPGRIHHCMRSIGMAERALELMCKRSVSRTAFGKPLARLGGNIDKIADSRMEIDMARLLTLKAAYMMDTVGNKVAKSEIAQIKVVAPNVALRVIDRAIQMHGGAGVSNDFPLAYMYAMQRTLRLADGPDEVHRAAIGKFEIGKYVPKEMLRSGQ; this is translated from the coding sequence ATGGATTTCGCTTATTCGCCCAAGGTGCAAGAACTGCGTGAGCGCGTGACCGCGTTCATGGACACTTACGTTTACCCGGCCGAAGCGGTGTTCGAACGCCAGGTTGCCGAGGGCGATCGCTGGCAGCCGACCGCGATCATGGAAGAGCTCAAGGCCAAGGCGAAGGCTGAAGGGCTGTGGAATCTGTTTCTGCCCGAGTCCGAACTGGGTGCTGGCCTGAGCAACCTCGAATACGCGCCATTGGCGGAAATCATGGGCCGTTCCCTGCTGGGGCCGGAGCCGTTCAACTGCTCGGCGCCGGACACCGGCAACATGGAAGTGCTGGTGCGTTACGCCAACGAAGAACAGAAACAACGCTGGCTCGAACCGCTGCTGCGCGGCGAGATCCGTTCGGCGTTCGCCATGACCGAGCCTGACGTCGCGTCTTCCGATGCGACCAACATGGCCGCCAGCGCCGTGCGCGATGGCGATCAGTGGGTGATCAACGGCAAAAAATGGTGGACCTCCGGCGCCTGCGATCCGCGCTGCAAAATCCTGATTTTCATGGGCCTGAGCAACCCCGACGCACCGCGTCACGCCCAGCACTCGATGATCCTCGTGCCGGTCGACACGTCCGGGGTGAAAATCGTCCGGCCGCTGCCGGTGTTCGGGTACGACGATGCACCGCACGGTCACGCCGAAGTGCTGTTCGACAATGTGCGGGTGCCGTACGAAAACGTCCTGCTCGGTGAAGGACGCGGTTTCGAAATCGCCCAGGGTCGCCTTGGCCCAGGGCGGATTCACCACTGCATGCGTTCGATCGGTATGGCCGAGCGTGCGCTGGAACTGATGTGCAAACGCTCGGTGAGCCGCACCGCGTTCGGCAAACCGCTGGCGCGTCTGGGCGGCAATATCGACAAGATCGCCGACTCGCGGATGGAAATCGACATGGCCCGCCTGCTGACGTTGAAAGCGGCGTACATGATGGACACCGTCGGCAACAAGGTGGCGAAAAGCGAGATCGCACAGATCAAGGTTGTGGCGCCGAATGTGGCCCTGCGAGTGATCGATCGGGCCATCCAGATGCACGGCGGAGCAGGGGTGTCGAACGATTTCCCGCTGGCTTACATGTACGCCATGCAGCGCACCCTGCGCCTGGCCGACGGCCCGGACGAAGTGCACCGCGCGGCGATCGGCAAGTTCGAGATCGGCAAGTATGTGCCGAAGGAAATGTTGCGCAGCGGCCAGTAA
- a CDS encoding LysR family transcriptional regulator: protein MNLSKVDLNLFIVFDAIYTEANLTRAGQIVGITQPAVSNALARLRETFNDPLFVRTAQGMVPTPMAQNIIGPVRNALSLLRVSVQESRIFNPAQAVKTYRISMTDLTEAIILPPLFQRLRRLAPTVIIESFLSKRRETTKELAAGRLDFAVDAPLNTDPQVRHVKLMDDRYVCAMRKGHPMAGKEKLSLDDYLSLTHIHISSRRSGLGYVDLALGKMGIQRKIALRSQHYLMASQVMQQTDMVMTVPERFARRHDLQSFNLPVNDVPSVETHLYWHESTDQDPANRWMREQMIELCQQVTAQEKKLEKV, encoded by the coding sequence ATGAACCTGAGCAAGGTCGACCTCAACCTTTTCATCGTCTTCGACGCGATCTACACCGAAGCCAACCTGACCCGCGCCGGGCAGATTGTCGGCATCACCCAGCCGGCGGTGTCCAATGCGCTGGCGCGTTTGCGCGAAACCTTCAACGACCCGCTCTTCGTGCGTACCGCTCAGGGCATGGTGCCAACGCCGATGGCACAGAACATTATCGGCCCGGTGCGCAACGCGCTGTCGCTGCTGCGCGTGTCGGTGCAGGAAAGCCGCATCTTCAACCCGGCGCAGGCAGTCAAGACTTACCGCATCAGCATGACCGACCTCACGGAGGCAATCATTCTGCCGCCGCTGTTCCAGCGCCTGCGCCGCCTGGCGCCGACGGTGATCATCGAAAGCTTTCTGTCCAAACGCCGGGAAACCACCAAGGAACTGGCCGCCGGGCGTTTGGATTTCGCCGTGGATGCGCCGCTCAACACCGACCCCCAGGTGCGCCACGTCAAGCTGATGGACGACCGTTACGTCTGCGCCATGCGCAAGGGCCATCCGATGGCGGGCAAGGAAAAACTCAGCCTCGATGATTATCTTTCGCTGACGCACATCCATATTTCCAGCCGCCGCAGTGGTCTGGGTTATGTCGATCTGGCGCTGGGCAAAATGGGCATCCAGCGCAAGATCGCCCTGCGCTCGCAGCACTACCTGATGGCTTCGCAAGTGATGCAGCAGACCGACATGGTCATGACCGTGCCGGAACGCTTCGCCCGCCGTCATGATTTGCAGTCGTTCAATTTGCCGGTGAATGATGTGCCCTCGGTGGAGACGCACTTGTACTGGCACGAAAGCACCGACCAGGACCCGGCCAACCGCTGGATGCGCGAACAGATGATCGAGTTGTGCCAACAGGTGACGGCGCAGGAGAAGAAGCTGGAGAAGGTGTAG
- a CDS encoding MerR family transcriptional regulator, which translates to MSSQTYSISDLARELDITTRAIRFYEEQGLLSPERRGQERIYSPRDKVTLKLILRGKRIGFSLAECRELIELYDPSGGNTKQLNSMLAKISERREQLEQQLLDIEQMKLELDTAEERCVQALEQTLKSQAV; encoded by the coding sequence ATGAGCAGTCAGACTTACAGCATTTCCGATCTCGCCCGCGAGCTGGACATCACCACCCGGGCGATCCGTTTTTATGAAGAGCAAGGCCTGCTAAGCCCCGAGCGTCGTGGCCAGGAACGTATCTATTCGCCGCGCGACAAGGTCACGCTGAAGCTGATCCTGCGCGGCAAGCGCATCGGTTTTTCCCTGGCCGAATGTCGCGAACTGATCGAGCTCTACGACCCGTCAGGCGGCAACACCAAACAGCTCAACAGCATGCTGGCGAAAATCAGCGAACGCCGTGAACAGCTTGAACAGCAGCTGCTGGATATCGAACAGATGAAGCTGGAACTGGATACCGCTGAAGAGCGCTGCGTTCAGGCGCTGGAGCAGACGCTTAAAAGCCAGGCGGTCTAG